In Oncorhynchus mykiss isolate Arlee chromosome 1, USDA_OmykA_1.1, whole genome shotgun sequence, the following proteins share a genomic window:
- the LOC110528470 gene encoding bifunctional heparan sulfate N-deacetylase/N-sulfotransferase 2 → MVASLWKLVRGVRQLELHRLILALIVFCLFSMAFLAYYVSNSPKIKEAPPLPFSDCRGVPAAVGGGQQAPLFLPHSGRLRQVKAMDNSRTDPVVLVFVESIYSQLGQEIVAILESSHFSYRTEIAPGKGDMPTLTERNRGRYALVIYENLLKYVNLDAWNRDLLDKYCMEYSVGIIGFFKANENSLLSAQLKGFPLFLHSHLGLRDYRINHNAPLLYITRPNEVEQGPLPGDDWTVFQSNHSTYEPVLLASTKSSDALAHLGPLSAMHATVVQDLGLHDGIQRVLFGNNLSYWLHKLVFVDAIAYLTGKRLCLSLERHLLVDVDDIFVGKEGTRMKVTDVEALLNTQNKLRTLVPDFTFNLGFSGKFYHTGTDEEDRGDDMLLRHRKEFWWFPHMWSHMQPHLFHNVSVLAEQMRLNMLFAQEHGIPTDMGYAVAPHHSGVYPVHSQLYEAWKSVWGIKVTSTEEYPHLRPARYRRGFIHSGIQVLPRQTCGLFTHTIFYNEYPGGSKELDKSIRGGELFLTVLLNPISIFMTHLSNYGNDRLGLYTFESLVKFVQCWTNLRLQTLPPTQLADKYFQIFPEERDPLWQNPCQDKRHKDIWSKEKTCDRLPRFLVVGPQKTGTTALHSFLSLHPAITSSFPSPVTFEEIQFFSGPNYDNGIDWYMDFFPFPSNVSTDFMFEKSANYFDTEVAPKRAAALLSRAKILAVLINPVDRAYSWYQHQRAHQDPMAINHTFQEVVTAGPASPRELIILQRRCLKPGAYATHLERWLHHYQPSQVHIVDGSQLRSNPALVMEGIQRFLGVTPIFNYTQALTYDESKGFWCQRVEGGRPKCLGKSKGRKYPDMTPESRAFLTEHYREHNMELLRLLNRLGQPLPAWLREELQSSSWS, encoded by the exons ATGGTGGCCAGCCTATGGAAGCTGGTGCGGGGCGTCAGGCAACTGGAGCTCCATCGCCTCATCCTGGCACTCATTGTCTTCTGCCTTTTCTCTATGGCTTTCCTGGCCTATTACGTCAGCAACAGCCCCAAGATCAAGGAGGCCCCCCCGCTGCCCTTCAGTGACTGTCGGGGGGTGCCGGCGGCTGTGGGAGGTGGGCAGCAGGCGCCCCTCTTCCTGCCTCACTCGGGTCGGCTGCGCCAGGTGAAGGCCATGGACAACTCTCGTACGGACCCAGTGGTGCTGGTGTTTGTAGAGAGCATCTATTCTCAGCTGGGGCAGGAGATCGTAGCCATCCTGGAGTCCAGCCACTTTAGCTACCGCACCGAGATCGCCCCGGGGAAGGGAGACATGCCCACGCTAACGGAGCGCAACCGCGGACGCTACGCCCTGGTCATATACGAGAATTTGCTGAAGTATGTCAACCTGGACGCCTGGAACCGCGACCTGCTGGACAAGTACTGCATGGAGTACAGTGTAGGCATCATTGGTTTCTTCAAGGCCAACGAGAACTCGCTGCTCAGCGCCCAGCTTAAGGGCTTCCCTCTCTTCCTGCACTCACACCTGGGCCTGAGGGATTACCGAATCAACCACAACGCCCCACTGCTCTACATCACCAGACCCAACGAGGTGGAGCAGGGCCCCCTGCCCGGGGACGACTGGACCGTGTTCCAATCCAACCACTCCacctatgagcctgtcctcctggCCAGCACCAAGTCCTCTGATGCCCTGGCCCACCTGGGGCCGCTCAGTGCTATGCACGCCACCGTGGTCCAGGACCTGGGGCTCCACGACGGCATCCAGAGGGTCCTGTTTGGGAACAATCTGTCCTACTGGTTGCACAAGCTGGTGTTTGTGGACGCCATCGCCTACCTGACGGGCAAGCGGCTCTGCCTCTCGCTGGAGCGCCACCTGCTGGTGGACGTGGACGATATCTTCGTGGGCAAGGAGGGCACCCGCATGAAGGTGACCGACGTAGAG GCCTTGCTCAATACTCAAAACAAGCTGCGAACGCTGGTCCCTGATTTCACCTTCAACCTCGGCTTCTCTGGAAAGTTCTACCACACAG GCACAGACGAGGAGGACCGGGGAGATGACATGCTGCTAAGACACAGAAAGGAGTTCTGGTGGTTCCCCCACATGTGGAGTCACATGCAGCCCCACCTGTTCCACAACGTCAGCGTGCTGGCTGAACAGATGAGGCTCAACATGCTGTTTGCCCAG gaGCATGGGATCCCTACAGACATGGGCTATGCTGTGGCCCCCCACCACTCGGGGGTCTACCCTGTCCACAGCCAGCTGTACGAGGCCTGGAAGTCAGTGTGGGGAATCAAGGTGACCAGCACAGAGGAGTACCCCCACCTCAGACCTGCCCGCTACCGCAGGGGCTTCATCCACAGTGGCATCCAG GTGTTACCTAGACAGACATGTGGCCTCTTCACTCACACTATCTTCTATAACGAGTACCCAGGAGGCTCCAAAGAGCTGGACAAGAGCATCAGGGGAGGAGAGCTGTTCCTCACCGTCCTCCTCAACCCT atcAGCATCTTCATGACCCACCTGTCTAACTACGGGAATGACCGGCTGGGCCTGTACACCTTTGAGTCCCTGGTGAAGTTTGTTCAGTGTTGGACCAACCTGCGGCTGCAGACCCTGCCCCCCACGCAGCTGGCTGACAAATACTTCCAGATCTTCCCTGAGGAGAGGGACCCCCTCTGGCAG AACCCATGTCAGGACAAGAGGCATAAAGACATCTGGTCGAAGGAAAAGACCTGTGATAGACTACCCAGGTTCTTGGTCGTAGGCCCACAGAAAACAG gcACCACAGCCCTGCACTCATTCCTGAGCCTCCACCCTGCCATCACCAGTAGCTTCCCCAGTCCTGTCACCTTTGAGGAGATCCAATTCTTTAGCGGGCCCAACTACGACAACGGCATTGACTG gTACATGGACTTCTTCCCCTTCCCATCGAATGTCAGCACAGACTTCATGTTTGAGAAAAGTGCCAACTACTTTGACACGGAGGTAGCCCCTAAGAGAGCGGCGGCCCTGCTGTCCCGGGCCAAGATCCTGGCTGTGCTCATCAACCCAGTGGACCGCGCCTACTCCTGGTACCAG CACCAGCGGGCTCATCAGGACCCAATGGCCATCAACCACACATTCCAGGAGGTGGTGACAGCGGGGCCTGCCTCCCCCCGAGAGCTGATCATCCTGCAGAGACGCTGCCTTAAACCTGGGGCCTACGCCACCCACCTGGAGCGCTGGCTACACCACTACCAGCCCAGCCAG GTGCACATAGTGGACGGGTCCCAGCTGCGTTCCAACCCTGCCCTGGTCATGGAGGGCATCCAGAGGTTCCTGGGGGTCACACCCATCTTCAACTACACTCAGGCTCTGACATACGATGAAAGTAAAGGGTTCTGGTGCCAGCGGGTGGAAGGTGGACGACCCAAGTGTCTTGGCAAGAGTAAAGGCAGGAAATACCCTGACATGACCCCTGAG TCGCGTGCCTTCCTGACGGAGCATTACCGGGAGCACAACATGGAGCTGCTGAGGCTGCTGAACCGGCTGGGCCAGCCCCTGCCCGCCTGGCTAAGAGAGGAGCTGcagagctccagctggagctgA